From a single Meiothermus sp. Pnk-1 genomic region:
- a CDS encoding phage terminase large subunit family protein — MLPYENRLVQGFLERIAPPTPEFSPEELATLESFARASGIRPEGPGGPPFSLEGREYMQPLYDERREDPYYRLVIMKSAQLGLTIHELYRGAWFTADARRRVNVGFFFPSQNAVYDLSASRFKPMFQNASRMMRLADAGGLARVDVVRFGVSVMRFRGMKSGVSMDSVPLDALLFDEVRLMSRAAIERVQKRVLESKHVSPTGLKGIIQLGSTAGFPDSDIHAYFLQSDQHWFMTRCPGPLCENRHGFNLAQAWVDTQGAVVNASDPADLHYRCPRCGRRIEHVLEGDWERLGPADAEWRGYQMNRTLKGPRELPQLWRNFQTMVVGGVNPAEFYNSDLGLPHKDPNAVIVTAAVFNEGKQVDPDYHWPLEPERPPRAAARAFGIDQKPGQKHVLIAEWGPNGRIYPVHLEIVEEEGVDERGKDRAVERTVAILRQWNVDVGVVDAEPSFDYALGVAQRMPRGAVWLADYLDDRDQPLEWSDQRGSEKISLSKREAKYEYWVKIDRYKHLLQAFTLFRHHRVAVPVDLERKGQELWVDGTRKWVSLGDEWRRHMGNIARTSLPRRRKHPETGEIIDEGKFSYTFRHLSVEPDFAHAWGFCVAALMRDAGSTQMVPTTPPPTHRTGTLQDQLPEALRPVALAKKVDKTCSSCQFFTPNPNGQGLGRCESPTLRRAMGIPVEGVLSTAPTHSNCAHWKKR; from the coding sequence ATGCTGCCCTACGAAAATCGCTTGGTGCAGGGGTTCCTCGAGCGGATAGCTCCCCCCACGCCGGAGTTTTCCCCGGAAGAGCTGGCTACCCTCGAGAGCTTCGCCCGGGCCTCGGGGATTCGCCCTGAAGGCCCCGGCGGGCCGCCGTTCAGCCTGGAAGGTCGGGAGTACATGCAACCGCTGTATGACGAGCGGCGGGAGGATCCCTATTACCGGCTGGTGATCATGAAGTCGGCGCAGCTCGGCCTGACCATCCATGAACTCTACCGGGGGGCCTGGTTCACTGCCGATGCCCGGCGGCGGGTCAACGTGGGCTTTTTCTTCCCCTCGCAGAACGCGGTGTATGACCTATCGGCCTCCCGCTTCAAGCCGATGTTCCAGAATGCTAGCCGCATGATGCGCCTGGCCGATGCCGGGGGGCTAGCGCGGGTGGATGTGGTGCGCTTTGGGGTTTCGGTGATGCGCTTCCGTGGCATGAAGTCGGGAGTGAGCATGGATTCGGTGCCCCTCGATGCGCTCCTCTTCGATGAGGTGCGGCTGATGAGCCGTGCGGCTATCGAGCGGGTGCAAAAGCGCGTGCTCGAGTCCAAGCACGTATCCCCCACCGGCCTCAAGGGGATCATCCAGCTCGGGAGCACGGCGGGATTCCCGGATTCGGATATTCACGCCTACTTCCTGCAGTCCGATCAGCACTGGTTCATGACCCGCTGCCCGGGGCCGCTGTGCGAAAACCGTCACGGCTTCAACCTGGCTCAGGCCTGGGTGGATACCCAGGGGGCGGTGGTCAACGCCAGCGATCCTGCCGATCTGCACTACCGCTGCCCGCGCTGTGGGCGGCGCATAGAACACGTCCTGGAGGGCGATTGGGAGCGGCTGGGGCCAGCCGATGCGGAATGGCGGGGCTACCAGATGAACCGTACCCTCAAGGGGCCGCGGGAGCTGCCCCAGCTATGGCGCAACTTCCAGACCATGGTAGTGGGTGGAGTCAACCCGGCGGAGTTCTACAACTCCGACCTGGGCCTGCCCCACAAAGACCCCAATGCGGTGATCGTCACCGCGGCGGTATTCAACGAGGGGAAACAGGTGGATCCCGACTACCACTGGCCGCTCGAGCCCGAACGGCCTCCCAGGGCCGCCGCGCGGGCCTTCGGCATAGACCAAAAGCCGGGGCAAAAGCACGTCCTCATCGCAGAGTGGGGGCCTAACGGGCGTATCTATCCGGTACACCTGGAGATAGTGGAAGAGGAAGGGGTGGATGAGCGGGGCAAGGATCGGGCGGTAGAGCGTACTGTAGCCATCCTGCGGCAATGGAATGTGGATGTGGGGGTGGTGGACGCCGAGCCGTCGTTTGATTACGCCCTCGGGGTAGCCCAGCGGATGCCCAGGGGAGCGGTATGGCTGGCGGATTATCTCGACGACCGCGACCAGCCCCTAGAGTGGAGCGACCAGCGCGGGAGTGAGAAAATTAGCCTCTCCAAGCGGGAAGCCAAGTACGAGTACTGGGTCAAGATCGACCGCTACAAGCACCTGCTGCAGGCGTTCACCCTTTTCCGGCATCATCGGGTGGCGGTGCCGGTGGACCTCGAGCGCAAGGGACAAGAGCTATGGGTAGACGGCACCCGGAAATGGGTATCCCTGGGAGATGAATGGCGGCGGCACATGGGGAACATCGCCCGCACCTCGCTCCCCCGCCGCCGCAAACATCCCGAGACCGGCGAGATCATCGATGAGGGCAAGTTCAGCTACACCTTCCGGCACCTCTCGGTTGAGCCCGACTTTGCCCACGCCTGGGGCTTTTGTGTGGCCGCCCTGATGCGGGACGCGGGGTCAACCCAGATGGTTCCTACTACCCCTCCTCCTACCCACCGCACCGGAACCCTGCAAGACCAGCTCCCCGAGGCGCTGCGCCCGGTAGCCCTGGCCAAGAAGGTGGACAAGACCTGCTCGAGCTGTCAGTTTTTCACGCCCAATCCGAATGGGCAGGGCCTGGGGCGGTGCGAGAGCCCCACCCTGCGGCGGGCAATGGGGATCCCTGTTGAGGGCGTGCTATCCACCGCCCCCACCCACAGCAACTGCGCGCATTGGAAAAAGCGCTAG
- the iscB gene encoding RNA-guided endonuclease IscB — MVFVLDSNRKPLDPCHPARARKLLKAGKAAVFRRYPFTIILKERRVADSTTHAHRVKIDPGSKVTGIAVVNEVTGRVVWAAELTHRGQQIRERLLARRQLRRARRSRKTRYRKARFNNRRRPSGWLPPSLASRVANIETWVKRLLRLCPVEAISMELVRFDTQALQNPEISGVEYQRGELYGYEVREYLLEKFGRRCAYCGKENVPLEEERQRILREAAMDYLFELMSEASEDHWAAGWMSGTEVALWKAIQQYPQPLQWGMGPIALDTVRKLRDLALAVEGWWEWTDDGQRFVPLDEWERMYAQYFRKKESGNAEGY; from the coding sequence ATGGTGTTTGTGCTTGACAGCAATCGAAAGCCGCTTGATCCCTGCCACCCTGCCAGGGCACGGAAGCTCTTGAAGGCAGGGAAAGCGGCTGTGTTCCGTAGGTATCCGTTCACCATCATTCTGAAGGAGCGGAGGGTTGCCGACTCTACCACTCATGCCCATCGCGTCAAGATTGACCCCGGCTCCAAGGTGACGGGAATTGCCGTTGTCAACGAGGTTACTGGTCGGGTCGTGTGGGCGGCAGAACTGACTCATCGGGGCCAACAGATCCGTGAGCGACTTCTGGCCCGGCGGCAGCTTCGCAGGGCACGAAGGAGCAGGAAGACTCGCTACCGCAAGGCCCGCTTTAACAACCGACGCCGCCCGTCCGGGTGGCTCCCGCCCTCCCTGGCAAGTCGGGTAGCCAACATCGAGACCTGGGTCAAACGGCTGCTTCGTCTCTGCCCCGTCGAAGCCATTTCGATGGAGTTGGTTCGCTTCGATACGCAGGCGCTCCAGAATCCTGAGATCAGCGGCGTCGAATACCAGCGGGGCGAACTTTACGGCTATGAGGTCCGGGAGTATCTGCTGGAGAAGTTCGGGCGCCGGTGCGCTTACTGCGGGAAGGAGAATGTGCCCCTCGAAGAGGAAAGGCAGCGCATCCTTAGAGAAGCGGCGATGGACTATCTGTTTGAACTTATGTCCGAAGCCTCTGAGGACCACTGGGCCGCAGGATGGATGAGCGGAACAGAAGTGGCGCTATGGAAAGCCATTCAGCAATATCCCCAACCTTTGCAGTGGGGGATGGGGCCTATAGCCCTGGATACGGTTCGGAAGCTGCGCGACCTGGCGTTAGCGGTTGAGGGGTGGTGGGAATGGACCGACGACGGCCAGCGGTTCGTCCCGCTCGATGAGTGGGAGCGGATGTATGCTCAGTATTTCCGCAAAAAGGAGTCGGGTAATGCAGAGGGATATTGA
- a CDS encoding phosphoadenosine phosphosulfate reductase family protein encodes MIGLKGEILDTYNIVSVSGGKDSTALLLLALERGASNLVAVFADTGHEHPATYEYIEYLSEQVYPIRTVRADFRQEFERRREFLRSERCKWPEEDRERALALLQPTGVPFLDLCMLKGRFPSAHAQFCTRELKLKPVYEHIYRPLLEQQPLPRVVSWIGVRRQESRRRAKLPEWEAEIGDIEGGPGLFYYRPLLDWTVEDVFAMLKKHGVKPNPLYLQGMRRVGCMPCIHANKQEIREIARRWPEHIERIAEWERLVSGVARKEGSATFFYVAEPDGEIHYRTHGIKTVVEWAKTGRGGTQYELFAFDPEAPACSSTYGLCE; translated from the coding sequence GTGATTGGCTTGAAGGGAGAAATCCTCGATACCTACAACATAGTTTCGGTTTCCGGGGGCAAAGACTCTACGGCGCTGTTGCTGCTGGCCTTGGAGCGAGGAGCGTCCAATCTAGTAGCGGTTTTTGCCGACACCGGTCACGAGCACCCCGCCACCTACGAGTACATCGAGTACCTGAGCGAGCAGGTATACCCGATTCGCACGGTGAGGGCGGATTTCAGACAGGAGTTCGAGCGGCGACGGGAGTTTCTGCGCTCCGAACGCTGTAAATGGCCTGAAGAAGATCGAGAGCGGGCGCTGGCTCTGCTTCAGCCGACAGGGGTCCCATTTCTGGATTTGTGTATGTTAAAAGGCCGCTTCCCTTCCGCCCACGCCCAATTCTGTACTCGGGAACTGAAGCTGAAGCCCGTCTACGAGCATATCTACCGGCCTCTGCTAGAACAGCAGCCACTGCCACGGGTGGTCTCCTGGATAGGAGTCAGGCGGCAGGAGAGCCGCCGAAGAGCCAAACTACCCGAGTGGGAGGCTGAAATAGGGGATATAGAGGGTGGACCGGGGCTTTTTTATTACCGTCCATTGCTGGACTGGACGGTAGAAGATGTCTTCGCCATGCTGAAAAAACATGGCGTGAAGCCCAATCCTTTGTACCTCCAGGGCATGAGGCGGGTAGGGTGCATGCCCTGCATCCACGCCAACAAGCAGGAAATCCGCGAGATCGCCCGGCGCTGGCCGGAGCATATCGAGCGAATCGCGGAGTGGGAACGGCTGGTCTCGGGTGTGGCCCGCAAGGAGGGCTCGGCCACGTTCTTCTACGTGGCCGAGCCCGACGGCGAGATCCACTACCGCACCCACGGCATAAAAACCGTGGTGGAGTGGGCCAAAACCGGCCGTGGGGGAACGCAGTACGAGCTATTCGCCTTCGATCCAGAAGCTCCGGCCTGCTCAAGCACCTACGGGCTTTGCGAATAG
- a CDS encoding glycoside hydrolase family 19 protein, whose protein sequence is MNDRNPMAFEPGDLARVLGPGLAQRWYPHLLETFRTFGIDTARRQAHFLAQADVESGGFTRLEENLNYSAEGLLRVWPSRFTPALAQQMAHRPEMIANYVYGGRYGNGPASSGDGWRYRGRGLKQITFKANYQNLTVGLRKALPRESVPDFVKDPDLLLQDRWAALSAGWFWSSRFSFDGARPVWGLNYYADRGDVVRISRLINGGDNGLPERIRRTERWLWALGVDR, encoded by the coding sequence ATGAACGACCGCAACCCTATGGCCTTCGAGCCGGGCGATCTGGCCCGGGTGCTGGGCCCGGGTCTGGCGCAGCGGTGGTATCCGCACCTGCTCGAGACCTTCCGCACCTTTGGGATTGACACCGCCCGTCGCCAGGCGCACTTCTTGGCCCAGGCCGATGTGGAAAGCGGGGGGTTCACCCGGCTCGAGGAAAACCTCAACTATTCCGCCGAGGGGCTGCTGCGGGTTTGGCCGAGCCGTTTTACGCCCGCGCTGGCCCAGCAGATGGCCCATCGCCCGGAGATGATCGCCAACTACGTCTACGGGGGCCGCTATGGCAACGGCCCGGCCTCGAGCGGGGATGGCTGGCGCTACCGCGGGCGGGGGTTGAAGCAGATCACCTTCAAGGCCAACTACCAAAACCTCACCGTAGGGTTACGCAAGGCGTTACCCCGGGAGAGCGTACCGGACTTCGTGAAAGACCCCGACCTGCTCTTGCAAGACCGCTGGGCAGCACTCTCAGCGGGCTGGTTCTGGTCCAGCCGTTTCAGCTTCGACGGGGCCAGGCCGGTGTGGGGGCTCAACTACTACGCCGACCGGGGGGATGTGGTGCGCATCAGCCGGCTCATCAACGGCGGCGACAACGGGTTACCTGAGCGCATCCGCCGCACCGAGCGCTGGCTATGGGCGCTAGGGGTAGACCGCTGA
- a CDS encoding phage holin family protein produces the protein MERSSLLDQALLALQSLLTQAWGAKVLLAVLVFLFGTWREAYAALAVLMLLDFITGVLAAKHQNKPVTSKTMGLKTGQKVWLYSVVLISANLADKGIPGPDFLLGLALAMLVVTEALSVVENLSRTFPDQPVLMHLRSALGSKLEDLKDKGGP, from the coding sequence ATGGAACGGTCTTCCCTACTCGATCAGGCCCTGCTGGCGTTACAGTCTTTGCTTACCCAAGCCTGGGGGGCCAAGGTGCTGCTCGCGGTGCTGGTTTTTTTATTTGGCACTTGGCGGGAAGCCTACGCCGCCCTGGCCGTTTTGATGCTGCTGGACTTCATCACCGGAGTGCTGGCCGCCAAACACCAGAACAAGCCGGTGACCAGCAAGACTATGGGGCTCAAAACCGGGCAAAAGGTCTGGCTGTACTCGGTGGTGCTGATATCGGCCAACCTCGCCGACAAGGGGATTCCCGGCCCCGACTTCCTGCTCGGGCTGGCCCTGGCCATGCTGGTAGTCACCGAAGCGCTATCGGTGGTTGAGAACCTTTCCCGGACGTTCCCCGACCAGCCCGTGCTGATGCACCTGCGTTCGGCCCTGGGGTCGAAGCTCGAGGATCTGAAGGACAAGGGGGGGCCATGA
- a CDS encoding trypsin-like peptidase domain-containing protein: protein MKRALALLVSLFSLSLAAAPAAVVKAQSAVYNLWRFEEGALRVICSGTVIQTKQGPRFLSAGHCVEDATAARYYISQATDPSFLVRVTLEDWYDTWPTSDYSLFSLPKGFHSPALPLCAGQAAIGEDVWSWTGPLGIVPVLRTGMYSGPLHFPDDSEAENEVGGMFFVQTNGDGGSSGSSLLRLENGSVCVWAIWVGGWTTRVKLDGALGVPIPPAAR, encoded by the coding sequence ATGAAACGAGCCCTGGCCCTTTTGGTAAGCCTGTTTTCCCTTTCCCTGGCTGCCGCCCCCGCAGCGGTAGTCAAAGCCCAAAGCGCGGTGTACAACCTTTGGCGCTTTGAGGAAGGAGCCCTGCGGGTGATTTGCAGCGGCACGGTCATCCAGACCAAGCAGGGACCGCGCTTCTTGAGCGCCGGGCATTGCGTGGAGGACGCCACCGCCGCGCGTTACTATATCTCCCAGGCCACCGATCCGAGCTTTTTGGTGCGGGTCACCCTCGAGGACTGGTACGACACCTGGCCCACCTCGGACTATTCCCTGTTCAGCCTTCCCAAGGGCTTCCACAGCCCCGCGCTGCCCTTATGCGCCGGGCAGGCCGCTATTGGGGAGGACGTGTGGAGCTGGACCGGTCCCTTGGGCATCGTGCCCGTGCTGCGCACCGGGATGTACTCGGGCCCGCTGCATTTCCCCGACGACAGCGAGGCGGAAAACGAGGTGGGGGGCATGTTCTTCGTGCAGACCAACGGAGATGGGGGATCTTCCGGCTCGAGCCTGTTGCGGCTTGAGAACGGATCGGTATGCGTATGGGCCATCTGGGTGGGGGGCTGGACCACCCGCGTGAAACTCGACGGAGCCTTGGGTGTGCCCATTCCCCCCGCGGCCCGATAA
- a CDS encoding DNA adenine methylase, translating to MEESAISIDEILEAIPPPSRAMAPFRWFGGKGNLAQRIIPLLPKATTYVEPYAGAASVFWHLTEPYPVEVLNDLDDRIVTLFRVLQDRAKFEELAHRLVWTPYSRAEFRRALAILQDPSASDLDRAWAFFVAQNQGFSGEATCEGNWSRVLTASNRGMAETTNRWRGRLKLLASWHDRLMRVQIDSIDALECIRYWDTPNTLFYIDPPYVLQTRNHGGYAHEADDEHHQALVQLLLNIQGKAVLSGYDHPIYKPLEDAGWHKIVIPTASHAAGRIRGSMLRGEGAALAKVPRFEAIWSNVTRSLTLFDFARGP from the coding sequence ATGGAAGAAAGCGCTATCTCTATAGACGAAATACTCGAAGCGATCCCTCCGCCTAGCCGAGCGATGGCCCCTTTCCGATGGTTCGGCGGCAAGGGGAATCTAGCTCAGCGCATCATCCCTTTGCTCCCCAAGGCCACCACCTACGTCGAACCCTACGCCGGGGCGGCCTCGGTGTTCTGGCACCTGACCGAGCCCTATCCGGTCGAGGTCCTCAACGACCTCGACGACCGCATCGTCACCCTATTCCGGGTGCTGCAGGACCGGGCCAAATTCGAGGAATTGGCCCACCGCCTTGTCTGGACCCCCTACTCCAGGGCGGAGTTCCGCCGGGCTCTGGCGATCCTGCAAGATCCCAGCGCTTCCGACCTGGACCGGGCCTGGGCGTTCTTTGTGGCGCAGAACCAGGGATTCAGTGGCGAAGCGACCTGCGAGGGCAATTGGAGCCGGGTGCTCACCGCATCGAATCGGGGCATGGCTGAAACAACAAATAGATGGCGGGGGCGGCTCAAGCTCCTCGCCTCCTGGCACGACCGGCTCATGCGGGTGCAAATAGACTCCATAGACGCCCTGGAGTGCATCCGCTACTGGGACACGCCAAATACTTTATTTTACATTGACCCGCCGTATGTGCTTCAAACGAGAAATCATGGCGGCTACGCCCACGAAGCCGACGACGAGCACCACCAAGCCCTGGTGCAGCTTTTGCTCAATATCCAGGGCAAGGCAGTGTTGTCTGGCTACGACCACCCCATCTACAAGCCCTTGGAGGATGCCGGATGGCACAAGATCGTCATCCCCACCGCATCCCATGCCGCTGGGCGGATTCGCGGTTCAATGTTGCGCGGCGAGGGGGCGGCTCTAGCTAAAGTCCCCCGCTTCGAGGCGATCTGGAGCAACGTCACCCGGAGCTTAACCCTTTTCGATTTCGCCCGCGGGCCCTAG
- a CDS encoding phage tail protein, with product MPLTGNPNAPFSNSVRAIETTDPVHPDSINPQLQALINNDAGLNARLGVLEGAGLTALPARVGALEGLNAANRLNALEGLNAGSRLTSLENRMSSAEQALDGIQSNIGVPIGGIIQWAGSIAAPPAGFLLCDGRELPRADYPTLFAKIGTAFGAGGPDTFRIPDLRDRFVMGAGNASLGEVGGANQQALSVANLPAHVHTGATKAPSGTKPQRGQWDADAGAHGHYLVGSTGGGGSGYYGPQIFQMDSMNEFAGGPGFSGISAPLDASNQWSSVPAGAVLGYSVIPNGSEHRHTFTTDPTGSGQPLDNRPAYVALAYIIRAK from the coding sequence ATGCCGTTGACCGGGAATCCCAACGCTCCTTTTTCCAATAGTGTCCGGGCCATAGAAACCACCGACCCGGTACACCCCGATTCCATCAACCCCCAATTACAGGCGTTGATCAACAACGACGCCGGGCTCAACGCCCGCTTGGGGGTACTCGAGGGCGCCGGGCTGACCGCGCTGCCCGCGCGGGTGGGAGCGCTCGAGGGGCTCAACGCGGCAAACCGGCTCAATGCGCTCGAGGGCCTGAACGCCGGTTCAAGGCTGACCAGCCTCGAGAACCGCATGAGCAGCGCCGAGCAGGCCCTGGATGGCATCCAGAGCAACATCGGGGTACCCATTGGGGGCATCATCCAATGGGCGGGGTCCATTGCCGCTCCCCCAGCGGGATTTTTGCTGTGCGATGGGCGGGAGCTTCCGCGCGCGGACTACCCTACCTTGTTTGCCAAAATTGGCACCGCCTTCGGGGCCGGCGGACCGGATACGTTTCGCATCCCGGATCTACGCGACCGCTTTGTCATGGGGGCCGGAAATGCTTCCCTGGGGGAGGTAGGGGGGGCCAACCAGCAGGCGCTCTCCGTGGCCAACCTCCCCGCCCACGTCCACACCGGCGCTACCAAAGCGCCCTCGGGTACCAAGCCCCAACGCGGACAATGGGATGCCGATGCGGGAGCCCACGGCCACTACCTGGTGGGCTCAACCGGCGGAGGAGGGTCGGGATATTACGGACCGCAGATCTTCCAGATGGACAGCATGAACGAGTTTGCCGGGGGGCCTGGATTCAGCGGGATCAGCGCTCCCTTGGATGCCAGCAACCAGTGGTCTAGCGTCCCCGCTGGGGCCGTGCTGGGGTATTCGGTGATCCCTAACGGCTCGGAGCACCGCCACACCTTCACCACCGATCCCACCGGCTCGGGTCAGCCATTGGACAACCGCCCGGCGTATGTGGCACTGGCCTACATCATCCGGGCCAAGTAA